Proteins from a genomic interval of Verrucomicrobium sp.:
- a CDS encoding LysM peptidoglycan-binding domain-containing protein codes for MKWSFLALAGLLALSPLLSAQVDPGAAQDAEAERKRLLRAADETAALQAAADSQTAQLTSLKQQVDDLRAALQAAQGDLASLKGDNASLRETVQKMEAARAEERKVLLAEVGKIVADSSSKKDADAPAPAPKPAKKKAAKAATPAADAPASAPDKPEEGYDYVVSKGDTLHAIAAAYQDHGVKVTVADIRATNHLSRTESIHVGQKLFIPKK; via the coding sequence ATGAAATGGTCTTTTCTGGCCCTCGCCGGACTCCTCGCTCTTTCCCCCCTGCTCTCCGCCCAGGTCGATCCCGGCGCCGCCCAGGACGCCGAGGCCGAGCGGAAGCGCCTGCTGCGCGCCGCCGACGAAACCGCCGCCCTCCAGGCCGCCGCCGATTCCCAGACCGCCCAGCTCACCTCCCTCAAGCAGCAGGTCGACGACCTCCGCGCCGCCCTCCAGGCCGCGCAGGGGGACCTGGCCTCCCTGAAGGGCGACAACGCCTCCCTGCGGGAGACAGTGCAGAAGATGGAGGCCGCCCGCGCCGAGGAGCGGAAGGTCCTCCTGGCGGAGGTCGGCAAGATCGTGGCCGATTCCTCCTCCAAAAAGGACGCCGACGCGCCCGCGCCCGCTCCGAAGCCCGCCAAGAAAAAGGCCGCCAAGGCCGCCACGCCCGCCGCCGACGCCCCGGCCTCCGCCCCCGACAAGCCGGAGGAGGGCTACGACTACGTGGTCTCCAAGGGGGACACGCTCCATGCCATCGCCGCCGCCTACCAGGACCACGGCGTGAAGGTGACGGTGGCCGACATCCGCGCCACCAACCACCTCTCCCGCACGGAATCGATCCACGTCGGCCAGAAGCTTTTCATCCCGAAGAAATAG
- a CDS encoding thioredoxin family protein: MKRLLLLALVWGTALCGLRAEAVWLTDYVQAINTARKEQKPLFIDFTGSDWCGWCVKFDKEVLSTPEFEAYAQDKLVLLRADFPQKHPLPVALTQQNQSLAQKYKVDGFPTLLLISPTEKVLARFDGYQEGGPQPFIERLKKDAGSPYRP, encoded by the coding sequence ATGAAACGGCTCCTGCTGCTCGCGCTCGTGTGGGGAACCGCCCTTTGTGGGCTGCGTGCGGAGGCCGTCTGGCTGACCGATTACGTCCAGGCGATCAACACCGCCCGCAAGGAACAGAAACCCCTCTTCATCGACTTCACCGGTTCCGATTGGTGCGGCTGGTGCGTCAAGTTCGACAAGGAGGTCCTCTCCACGCCGGAGTTTGAGGCCTACGCGCAGGATAAGCTGGTCCTCCTGCGGGCCGATTTCCCGCAGAAGCATCCCCTGCCGGTCGCCCTGACGCAGCAGAACCAAAGCCTGGCCCAAAAATACAAGGTCGACGGCTTTCCCACCCTCCTCCTCATCTCCCCGACGGAGAAGGTGCTGGCCCGCTTCGACGGCTACCAGGAGGGCGGCCCCCAGCCCTTTATCGAGCGGCTGAAGAAGGACGCCGGGTCGCCTTACCGGCCTTAG
- the uvrA gene encoding excinuclease ABC subunit UvrA has product MALSCISIRGARVHNLKGVDADIPHRALTVITGLSGSGKSSLAFDTLYAEGQRRYVETFSPYTRQFLERVDKPQADSIEGIPPAIAIEQANAVRTSRSTVGTMTEVADHLKLLYARLAVGSCPDCGRDLRAWTTAQIVDEAAARGGEALVLFAVPFPAKTPFAEAAAFVGAQGFLRVWHEGQAARLDELSQTLPHAPREMLVVQDRVADAARDRARLAEAVEAAMRLGKGQVRLLCGPDRAEHRYSREAVCPHDGARLPEPTPALFSFNHPRGACPACRGFGRTIEIDYDLALPDKSLSIRQGVVRAFQGSQMGESQKDLLRACRRQEIDVDVPFAQLPKADQRFVLDGEGGDPESGAWYGVKGFFQWLESRTYKMHVRVLLSRYRSYRTCPACDGARFQPETLAYRLRGKEESHSIAALNALPLGQALAFVEGLPLSPHDEPSRRLRQEVAVRIGYLRDVGLDYLALDRATRTLSGGEVARVNLTSCLGNSLVNTLFVLDEPTIGLHPRDTGRLLDVIERLRDRGNTVVLVEHDEAVMARADHVLDLGPGRGEQGGRILYAGPYAGLAADPQSVTGRFLSGRASIPVPTKRRAPRPGAALRLEGARLHNLDGLDVEIPLGLLVAVTGVSGSGKSTLVNEVLAENLALAGRLAKERGSAQKTVSSPTLDKLTGHGLLSGVIRVDQSPLTRTSRSNPVVYLGAYAPVRELLAATEGAETAGLRAADFSFNGGAGRCPRCGGAGVEKVEMQFLADVFLTCPACEGKRFLPHVLDVRYRGKNIDDILGLTAEEARAFFDPDAEAAPAQAAQHRKICVALDLLRDVGLGYLRLGQPLTQLSGGEAQRIKLVRHLSGAAGEDEEDGETQGASGAEAGTRLFILDEPTTGLHFEDVRLLVQVFRRMVERGDSVLVIEHHLDVIKAADWVIELGPEGGAAGGRLVAAGTPEAVAADPASRTAPFLKEKLAPAKKASAPRAPKKAPLRLREEGPEEIVIRNARHHNLKNLSLSIARGEMTVVTGLSGSGKSTLAFDILFGEGQRRYLDSLNAYARQFVEQMEKPEVDSITGIPPAVAIEQRLSRGGGKSTVATVTEVHQFLRLLYAKLGTAHDPETGEAAVHQTPAEVAARLEKHLRQAKELTLLSPLIKARKGLHTEVAAWARKKGYPALRVDGKWVEPAKFKALDRFREHTLDVVLGNLSAKAPPAERRRKVEEALALGRDTFYALDNRGKETIYSTALYCPGSGRAFDELDPRLFSYNSPHGWCPDCMGYGTVADVPAPDESRSAVEQELDLERARENGAEEEVLCPACGGARLNPLARAVRLPHGKGPWLSAGGPTLPDLGRLSIAEAAAFFATVKWKGRAAAVGRDILPEISQRLRFLAEVGLGYLTLDRAAPTLSGGESQRIRLAAQLGSNLQGVLYVLDEPTIGLHPRDNARLLDSLDALKAKGNTLVVVEHDEETMRRADRIIDLGPGAGRDGGHIVADGTWREIAAHATSPTGLLLGNPLPHPMRGARRPCGKETAFLRVTGARANNLDGLDFAIPLERLTVLCGVSGAGKSTLMQEVLKPAVEAALAARGRKKKEAGPRCWKTVSGAEELSGVCEVDPSPIGKTSRSTPATYLGLMDGLRNLYAQTPLARQRGYDAGRFSFNSGPGRCESCQGQGTMKVEMQFLPTVLLPCEACGGRRYKPETLEVLFNEKNIAEVLAMSVEEAAGFFAGVPRLQRPLELLQKTGLGYLTLGQPSPTLSGGEAQRLKLVTQLFGSLEATLQTRLKSRALIQPRQLFLLEEPTIGLHLADVKRLLEVLHELVEAGHTVVVIEHHLDVIAEADHLIELGPEAGAAGGKIIASGTPEEVARAQGSPTAPFLKETLDRKPKPKAGKATRRPSSAAR; this is encoded by the coding sequence ATGGCCCTGTCCTGCATCTCGATCCGCGGCGCGCGCGTCCACAACCTGAAGGGCGTCGACGCCGACATCCCCCACCGCGCGCTGACCGTCATCACCGGCCTTTCCGGCTCGGGGAAGTCGTCGCTCGCCTTCGACACCCTCTACGCGGAGGGGCAGCGCCGCTACGTGGAGACCTTCTCCCCTTACACGCGGCAGTTCCTGGAGCGGGTCGACAAGCCCCAGGCCGACTCGATCGAGGGAATCCCGCCCGCCATCGCCATCGAGCAGGCCAACGCCGTCCGCACCTCCCGCAGCACTGTGGGCACGATGACCGAGGTGGCCGACCACCTGAAGCTCCTCTACGCCCGCCTGGCCGTGGGGAGCTGCCCGGACTGCGGCCGGGACCTCCGCGCCTGGACGACGGCCCAGATCGTCGACGAGGCCGCCGCGCGCGGGGGCGAGGCGCTCGTCCTCTTCGCCGTCCCCTTCCCGGCCAAGACCCCCTTCGCCGAGGCGGCCGCCTTCGTCGGCGCGCAGGGCTTCCTGCGCGTCTGGCACGAGGGGCAGGCCGCCCGCCTGGACGAGCTTTCCCAAACCCTGCCTCACGCGCCGCGGGAAATGCTCGTCGTCCAGGACCGCGTCGCCGACGCCGCGCGGGACCGCGCCCGGCTGGCGGAGGCGGTGGAAGCCGCCATGCGCCTGGGCAAGGGCCAGGTCCGCCTCCTCTGCGGGCCGGACCGCGCCGAGCACCGCTACAGCCGGGAGGCCGTCTGCCCCCACGACGGCGCGCGCCTGCCGGAGCCGACCCCCGCCCTCTTTTCCTTCAACCATCCGCGCGGGGCCTGCCCGGCCTGCCGCGGCTTCGGCCGCACGATCGAGATCGACTACGACCTGGCCCTGCCGGACAAGAGCCTCTCCATCCGCCAGGGCGTCGTCCGCGCCTTCCAGGGCTCCCAGATGGGCGAGTCGCAGAAGGACCTCCTGCGCGCCTGCCGCCGCCAAGAGATCGACGTCGACGTTCCCTTCGCCCAATTGCCGAAGGCCGACCAGCGCTTCGTCCTCGACGGGGAGGGCGGCGACCCGGAGAGCGGCGCCTGGTACGGCGTGAAGGGCTTCTTCCAGTGGCTCGAGTCGCGCACCTACAAGATGCACGTGCGCGTCCTCCTTTCCCGCTACCGCTCCTACCGCACCTGCCCGGCGTGCGACGGCGCCCGCTTCCAGCCGGAGACGCTGGCCTACCGGCTGCGCGGGAAGGAGGAGAGCCACTCCATCGCCGCGCTCAACGCGCTCCCCCTCGGCCAGGCCCTCGCCTTCGTGGAGGGGCTGCCGCTTTCCCCGCACGACGAGCCCTCCCGCCGCCTGCGGCAGGAGGTGGCCGTCCGCATCGGCTACCTGCGGGACGTCGGCCTCGACTACCTGGCGCTCGACCGCGCCACGCGCACCCTCTCCGGCGGGGAGGTGGCCCGCGTCAACCTCACCTCCTGCCTGGGCAACTCGCTGGTGAACACCCTCTTCGTCCTCGACGAGCCGACCATTGGCCTCCACCCGCGGGACACCGGGCGGCTCCTCGACGTCATCGAGCGGCTGCGCGACCGGGGAAACACCGTCGTCCTCGTCGAGCACGACGAGGCCGTGATGGCCCGCGCCGACCACGTCCTCGACCTCGGCCCCGGCCGGGGCGAGCAGGGCGGCCGGATCCTCTACGCCGGGCCCTACGCCGGCCTGGCCGCCGATCCCCAGTCGGTCACCGGCCGCTTCCTTTCCGGCCGGGCCTCCATCCCCGTCCCCACAAAACGCCGCGCGCCCCGCCCCGGCGCCGCCCTCCGGCTGGAGGGGGCGCGGCTCCACAACCTCGACGGCCTCGACGTCGAGATCCCGCTCGGCCTCCTGGTCGCCGTCACCGGCGTCTCCGGCTCGGGGAAAAGCACCCTGGTCAACGAGGTCCTCGCGGAAAACCTGGCCCTGGCCGGGCGCCTGGCGAAGGAGCGCGGCTCGGCGCAGAAGACCGTCTCCAGCCCCACCCTGGACAAGCTGACCGGCCACGGCCTCCTCTCCGGCGTCATCCGCGTCGACCAGTCGCCCCTCACCCGCACCTCCCGCTCCAACCCCGTCGTCTACCTCGGCGCCTACGCGCCGGTCCGGGAACTGCTGGCCGCCACGGAGGGGGCGGAAACCGCCGGGCTGCGCGCGGCCGACTTTTCCTTCAACGGCGGCGCCGGGCGCTGCCCCCGCTGCGGCGGCGCGGGCGTCGAGAAGGTGGAGATGCAGTTCCTGGCCGACGTCTTCCTGACCTGCCCCGCCTGCGAGGGGAAGCGCTTCCTCCCCCACGTCCTGGACGTCCGCTACCGGGGGAAGAATATCGACGACATCCTGGGCCTGACGGCGGAGGAGGCCCGCGCGTTCTTCGATCCCGACGCGGAGGCGGCCCCCGCGCAGGCCGCCCAGCACCGGAAAATCTGCGTCGCCCTCGACCTCCTGCGGGACGTCGGCCTGGGCTACCTCCGCCTGGGCCAGCCGCTCACCCAGCTCTCCGGCGGGGAGGCGCAGCGGATCAAGCTGGTCCGCCACCTCTCCGGCGCGGCGGGCGAGGACGAGGAGGACGGGGAAACCCAAGGCGCGTCCGGCGCGGAGGCAGGCACGCGCCTCTTCATCCTCGACGAGCCGACGACCGGCCTCCACTTCGAGGACGTCCGCCTCCTCGTCCAGGTCTTCCGCCGCATGGTGGAGCGCGGCGACTCGGTCCTGGTCATCGAGCACCACCTCGACGTCATCAAGGCGGCCGACTGGGTGATCGAGCTGGGCCCGGAGGGCGGCGCGGCGGGCGGCAGGCTCGTCGCCGCCGGGACGCCGGAGGCGGTCGCCGCCGACCCGGCCAGCCGCACCGCGCCCTTCCTCAAGGAAAAGCTGGCCCCCGCGAAAAAGGCCTCCGCCCCGCGCGCGCCGAAGAAGGCCCCCCTCCGCCTGCGGGAGGAAGGGCCGGAGGAGATCGTCATCCGCAACGCGCGGCACCACAACCTCAAGAACCTCTCCCTCTCCATCGCGCGGGGGGAGATGACCGTCGTCACCGGCCTCTCCGGCTCGGGCAAGTCGACGCTGGCCTTCGACATCCTCTTCGGCGAGGGGCAGCGCCGCTACCTGGACAGCCTCAACGCCTACGCCCGCCAGTTCGTCGAGCAGATGGAGAAGCCGGAGGTCGACTCGATCACCGGCATCCCGCCCGCCGTCGCCATCGAGCAGCGGCTCTCCCGCGGCGGCGGCAAGAGCACCGTGGCCACCGTCACGGAGGTCCACCAGTTCCTCCGCCTCCTCTACGCCAAGCTCGGCACCGCGCACGACCCGGAGACGGGGGAAGCCGCCGTCCACCAGACCCCGGCGGAGGTCGCCGCGCGGCTGGAGAAGCACCTGCGCCAGGCGAAGGAGCTGACCCTCCTCTCCCCCCTCATCAAGGCGCGCAAGGGCCTCCACACGGAGGTGGCCGCCTGGGCGCGGAAGAAGGGCTACCCCGCCCTGCGCGTCGACGGAAAGTGGGTGGAGCCCGCCAAGTTCAAAGCCCTCGACCGCTTCCGGGAGCACACCCTCGACGTCGTCCTGGGGAACCTCTCCGCCAAGGCCCCGCCCGCCGAGCGCCGCCGGAAGGTGGAGGAGGCCCTGGCCCTGGGCCGCGACACCTTCTACGCCCTCGACAACCGGGGGAAGGAGACGATCTACAGCACCGCCCTCTACTGCCCCGGCTCCGGCCGCGCCTTCGACGAGCTCGACCCGCGCCTCTTCTCCTACAACTCCCCCCACGGCTGGTGCCCGGACTGCATGGGCTACGGCACGGTGGCCGACGTCCCCGCGCCGGACGAGAGCCGCTCCGCCGTGGAGCAGGAGCTGGATCTGGAGCGCGCCCGGGAAAACGGCGCGGAGGAGGAAGTCCTTTGCCCGGCCTGCGGCGGCGCCCGCCTCAACCCCCTGGCCCGCGCCGTCCGCCTTCCCCACGGGAAGGGGCCTTGGCTCAGCGCGGGCGGGCCGACGCTGCCCGACCTGGGCCGCCTCTCCATCGCGGAGGCCGCCGCCTTCTTCGCCACCGTGAAGTGGAAGGGCCGCGCCGCCGCCGTCGGCCGCGACATCCTGCCGGAAATTTCCCAGCGCCTCCGCTTCCTGGCGGAGGTCGGCCTCGGCTACCTCACCCTGGACCGCGCCGCGCCGACCCTCTCCGGCGGGGAATCCCAGCGCATCCGGCTGGCCGCCCAGCTAGGCTCCAACCTGCAGGGGGTCCTCTACGTCCTGGACGAGCCGACCATCGGCCTCCACCCGCGCGACAACGCGCGGCTCCTCGACTCCCTCGACGCGCTCAAGGCCAAGGGGAACACCCTGGTCGTCGTCGAGCACGACGAGGAGACGATGCGCCGCGCCGACCGGATCATCGACCTGGGCCCCGGCGCGGGGCGCGACGGCGGCCACATCGTCGCCGACGGCACCTGGCGGGAAATCGCCGCCCACGCCACGTCCCCCACCGGCCTCCTCCTGGGCAATCCGCTCCCCCACCCCATGCGCGGCGCGCGCCGCCCCTGCGGGAAGGAGACCGCCTTCCTGCGCGTCACCGGCGCGCGGGCCAACAACCTGGACGGCCTCGACTTCGCCATTCCGCTGGAACGCCTCACCGTCCTCTGCGGCGTCTCCGGCGCGGGGAAGAGCACCCTCATGCAGGAGGTGCTCAAGCCCGCCGTGGAAGCCGCCCTCGCCGCGCGCGGACGGAAGAAAAAAGAGGCCGGCCCCCGCTGCTGGAAGACCGTCTCCGGCGCGGAGGAACTCTCCGGCGTCTGCGAGGTCGACCCCTCCCCGATCGGCAAGACCTCCCGCTCCACCCCGGCCACCTACCTGGGGCTCATGGACGGGCTGCGGAACCTCTACGCCCAGACGCCGCTGGCCCGCCAGCGCGGCTACGACGCGGGCCGCTTCTCCTTCAACAGCGGCCCCGGCCGCTGCGAAAGCTGCCAGGGCCAGGGCACCATGAAGGTGGAGATGCAGTTCCTCCCCACCGTCCTCCTCCCCTGCGAGGCGTGCGGCGGCAGGCGCTACAAGCCGGAGACGCTGGAGGTCCTCTTCAACGAAAAGAACATCGCCGAGGTGCTGGCGATGAGCGTGGAGGAGGCCGCCGGGTTCTTCGCGGGCGTGCCGCGCCTTCAGCGGCCGCTGGAACTTTTGCAGAAGACCGGCCTGGGCTACCTGACCCTGGGCCAGCCCAGCCCCACCCTCTCCGGCGGGGAGGCGCAGCGGCTCAAGCTCGTCACCCAGCTCTTTGGCTCCCTGGAAGCGACGCTGCAGACCCGGCTGAAGAGCCGCGCCCTAATCCAGCCGCGCCAGCTCTTCCTCCTGGAGGAACCGACGATCGGCCTCCACCTGGCCGACGTGAAGCGCCTCCTGGAAGTCCTGCACGAGCTGGTCGAGGCAGGCCACACCGTCGTCGTCATCGAGCACCACCTCGACGTCATCGCGGAGGCCGACCACCTGATCGAGCTGGGCCCGGAAGCGGGCGCGGCGGGCGGAAAGATCATCGCCTCCGGCACGCCGGAGGAGGTGGCGCGGGCACAGGGATCGCCGACCGCGCCCTTCCTCAAGGAAACGCTGGACCGGAAGCCGAAGCCTAAGGCCGGTAAGGCGACCCGGCGTCCTTCTTCAGCCGCTCGATAA
- a CDS encoding PcfJ domain-containing protein: MPNPPPAAAYAARAQEWGLSFPDGLWMKLDGLYHYGGGGRLGVHPGAEEAVAARLPALGDYFISTPFHPGSGLTLSFVGPEGGHYAGRTSPEREAFLAAAGYRKREGDPPPELALPALDRLAPEHFKDKERAFESEDSLLHQALGDLDAFLFEEVLPYVEKERVARMAGGLMFHDAYQAEERAPRQRALADRLMEVGVPADRLLLNAMEARGDNRALVAHLLEKGASPFGWLVDGQPLFLGAWKSDEMWDHDRARADGQSCLVLDAILRRPDLDPRERRFYKAVRELFDPERQEERYGRALFRHVLDAHRSLFGAAEGRLPATLEALAEPYLHGNAAQRRAFWDGIYVPAHGYLTDPGQEFVQRVVLPQALVAWSEKTGVPLGDGVLKKLDAARLSEALLPDVQRVLHAGRSLDKITGLAHAWHDRERNGFPDVLLPLAVEGSWEPLTETKAHPAPNGFSVHVLTTDEELKKEGSDLSHCVGWGSYGSQCLAGKRQILSVRDPGGLARSTAEVSVERGKLVVHQHRALHNAAPGAAERAALDWFRDAYDAGRLDARPWRGETEASRRAHKRPLLLRAIGYELAQPNVEAAFAEYKEPRRRAYECNPETHAWDRQSRRTDFIAGSAEEIGPDGRRTGKSLRLHDLSAREWFRASGLREKALAVLDRQEPLQDAAIRAAGRRELAAALVGAVFPSRAPALRALLVADRPFARVRED; encoded by the coding sequence ATGCCCAACCCGCCCCCTGCCGCCGCCTATGCGGCCCGCGCCCAAGAGTGGGGCCTCTCTTTTCCCGACGGGCTGTGGATGAAGTTGGACGGTCTCTATCATTATGGGGGCGGCGGCCGGCTGGGAGTCCATCCGGGCGCGGAAGAGGCCGTGGCGGCCCGCCTGCCCGCGCTGGGGGACTACTTCATTTCCACCCCGTTCCACCCCGGCAGCGGCCTGACCCTTTCCTTCGTGGGGCCGGAGGGCGGCCACTACGCGGGGCGCACCTCGCCGGAGCGGGAGGCGTTTCTCGCCGCGGCGGGCTACCGGAAGCGGGAGGGCGATCCGCCGCCGGAGCTGGCGCTTCCCGCGCTCGACCGCCTCGCGCCGGAGCATTTCAAGGACAAGGAGCGCGCCTTTGAGAGCGAGGATTCCCTCCTCCACCAGGCGCTGGGCGATCTGGACGCGTTTTTGTTCGAGGAGGTTCTCCCCTATGTGGAGAAGGAGCGCGTCGCGCGGATGGCGGGCGGCCTCATGTTTCACGATGCTTACCAGGCGGAGGAGAGGGCCCCGCGCCAGCGGGCGCTGGCCGACCGGCTGATGGAAGTCGGCGTGCCCGCCGACCGGCTCCTCCTGAACGCCATGGAGGCCCGGGGCGACAACCGCGCCCTCGTCGCCCATCTTTTGGAGAAGGGGGCCTCCCCTTTCGGCTGGCTCGTGGACGGCCAGCCGCTCTTCCTCGGCGCGTGGAAGAGCGACGAGATGTGGGACCACGACCGCGCGCGGGCCGACGGCCAGTCCTGCCTGGTCCTCGACGCGATCCTCCGGCGGCCCGATCTGGATCCGCGCGAGCGGCGCTTCTACAAGGCCGTCCGCGAGCTGTTCGATCCGGAGCGGCAGGAGGAGCGCTACGGGCGCGCTCTTTTTAGGCACGTCCTCGACGCCCATCGCTCTCTCTTCGGCGCGGCGGAGGGGCGCCTCCCCGCCACGCTCGAGGCGCTGGCGGAGCCCTATCTCCATGGCAACGCCGCCCAGCGGCGGGCGTTCTGGGACGGCATCTACGTTCCGGCCCACGGCTATCTGACCGATCCCGGGCAGGAATTCGTCCAGCGCGTCGTCCTGCCGCAGGCCCTCGTCGCCTGGTCGGAAAAGACCGGCGTCCCCCTGGGCGACGGCGTCTTGAAGAAGCTCGACGCGGCCAGGCTTTCCGAGGCGCTCCTGCCCGATGTCCAGCGCGTCCTCCACGCCGGGCGGAGCCTGGACAAGATCACCGGCCTGGCCCACGCCTGGCACGACCGCGAGCGCAACGGCTTTCCCGACGTCCTCCTCCCCCTGGCCGTCGAGGGCTCCTGGGAGCCGCTGACGGAGACGAAAGCCCACCCGGCCCCGAACGGCTTTTCCGTCCACGTCCTCACCACCGACGAGGAGCTGAAAAAGGAGGGGAGCGACCTCTCGCACTGCGTGGGCTGGGGCTCCTACGGCAGCCAGTGCCTGGCGGGGAAGCGGCAGATTCTCTCCGTCCGCGACCCGGGCGGGCTGGCCCGTTCCACCGCCGAGGTCTCCGTCGAGCGGGGCAAGCTCGTCGTCCACCAGCACCGGGCGCTTCACAATGCCGCGCCGGGCGCGGCGGAGCGGGCCGCCCTCGACTGGTTCCGCGACGCCTACGACGCGGGCCGCCTCGACGCCCGCCCCTGGCGCGGGGAGACGGAGGCCAGCCGCCGCGCTCACAAGCGGCCCCTCCTGCTGCGCGCGATCGGTTACGAGCTGGCGCAGCCGAACGTGGAGGCCGCCTTTGCCGAATACAAGGAGCCGCGCCGCCGCGCGTACGAGTGCAACCCGGAGACCCACGCCTGGGACCGGCAGAGCCGCCGGACCGATTTCATCGCCGGAAGCGCCGAGGAGATCGGCCCCGACGGGAGGCGGACGGGCAAGAGCCTCCGCCTCCACGACCTTTCCGCGCGGGAATGGTTCCGCGCCAGCGGCCTGCGGGAAAAGGCCCTGGCCGTCCTGGACCGGCAGGAGCCGCTGCAGGACGCGGCGATCCGGGCGGCGGGACGGCGGGAGCTGGCCGCCGCCCTGGTGGGCGCCGTCTTCCCCAGCCGCGCTCCCGCTTTGCGCGCGCTCCTTGTGGCCGACCGTCCTTTTGCTAGAGTGCGGGAAGATTGA
- a CDS encoding tetratricopeptide repeat protein, which produces MSNDLQAAIALHQKGRVSDARVAYARVLQQAPHNPVALHLLGVTFLQEGKAAEALPWLRRAAAFRPQDADMLGGLAAALGATDCFAEAADVYQRLLVIRPEEAYAWRGLAEALQKLGRLKEAVRAYKRILVLAQDAGVLTNFGALLKDLGRLGEAVAAHRRALELEPGLAAAHNNLGAALEAQEKLEEALASYLASFAADPRYVRGRVNAGAILQKLNRHEDAVALYQEALSFQPDDAGALYNWSNALLEMNRVEEMFAVHERLFSFHPGHEEALWIQAGVFLARGELRRGWESYERRWSGRRPISPPPPAGCPLWLGEGEPGPGPLLLQAEQGLGDTIHMLRYVPLLEARGTACWLQVPETLRALAARSFPAARVFSDVAVPPGAARRIPMMSLPLALRTDTVADIPGRVPYLTPDGARAAHWRAALPSGKGRRVGLAWRGSPTHERDRWRSARLEDFLPFLEREDFLPVIFQKGLTEAERALLARYPRAAVADAADLDDLAALLSVLDHVVAVDSSPAHLAGALARPASVLLPFYADWRWLLDRADSPWYPTARLFRQPARGAWAPAVAAALKELAA; this is translated from the coding sequence TTGAGTAACGATCTTCAGGCGGCCATCGCGCTGCACCAAAAGGGCCGGGTTTCCGACGCCCGCGTCGCCTACGCCCGCGTTCTGCAGCAAGCGCCGCACAACCCCGTCGCGCTTCATTTGCTGGGGGTCACGTTCCTGCAGGAGGGCAAGGCGGCGGAGGCGCTGCCGTGGCTCCGGCGGGCGGCGGCCTTTCGCCCGCAGGACGCGGATATGCTCGGCGGGCTGGCCGCCGCGCTGGGCGCCACGGACTGCTTTGCGGAGGCGGCCGACGTTTACCAGCGGCTATTGGTCATCCGGCCGGAAGAGGCCTACGCCTGGCGCGGCCTGGCGGAGGCGCTCCAAAAGCTGGGCCGGTTGAAGGAGGCGGTGCGGGCTTACAAAAGGATCCTGGTGCTGGCGCAGGACGCGGGCGTGCTGACGAATTTCGGCGCGTTGCTGAAGGACCTGGGCCGGCTGGGGGAGGCCGTGGCCGCGCACCGGCGGGCGCTGGAACTCGAGCCCGGCCTGGCGGCGGCGCACAACAACCTGGGCGCGGCGCTGGAAGCGCAAGAGAAGCTGGAAGAAGCGCTGGCCTCTTACCTCGCCTCCTTCGCCGCCGATCCCCGCTACGTCCGGGGGAGGGTCAACGCGGGGGCAATCCTGCAGAAGCTCAACCGGCATGAGGATGCCGTGGCTCTCTATCAGGAGGCGCTTTCTTTCCAGCCGGACGACGCGGGCGCGCTTTACAACTGGTCCAACGCGCTTTTGGAGATGAACCGCGTGGAAGAGATGTTCGCCGTCCACGAGCGGCTTTTTTCCTTTCACCCCGGGCATGAGGAGGCGCTCTGGATCCAGGCCGGGGTTTTCCTGGCCCGCGGGGAGCTGCGGCGGGGCTGGGAGAGCTACGAACGGCGCTGGAGCGGCCGCAGGCCGATCTCGCCGCCGCCGCCGGCCGGCTGCCCCCTCTGGCTCGGGGAAGGGGAGCCGGGGCCGGGGCCGCTTCTCCTCCAGGCGGAGCAGGGGCTGGGGGACACGATCCACATGCTCCGCTACGTCCCGCTCCTGGAGGCGCGCGGCACGGCCTGCTGGCTCCAGGTGCCGGAGACGCTGCGCGCGCTGGCGGCGCGGAGCTTTCCCGCCGCGCGGGTCTTTTCCGACGTGGCGGTGCCCCCGGGCGCCGCCCGCCGCATCCCGATGATGAGCCTCCCCCTGGCCCTGCGGACCGACACGGTGGCCGACATCCCGGGCCGCGTCCCCTACCTCACCCCCGACGGGGCGCGCGCGGCCCATTGGCGCGCCGCCTTGCCGTCCGGGAAGGGCCGCCGCGTGGGCTTGGCCTGGCGGGGCAGCCCCACCCACGAGCGCGACCGCTGGCGCTCGGCGCGGCTGGAGGACTTCCTGCCGTTTTTGGAGCGGGAGGATTTCCTGCCGGTGATTTTTCAAAAGGGGCTGACGGAGGCGGAGCGGGCGCTCCTGGCGCGGTATCCCCGCGCGGCCGTCGCCGACGCCGCCGATCTGGACGACCTGGCGGCCCTCCTGTCCGTGCTCGACCACGTCGTCGCCGTCGACTCGAGCCCCGCGCATTTGGCGGGGGCCTTGGCGCGGCCGGCCTCGGTTTTGCTGCCCTTCTACGCCGACTGGCGCTGGCTCCTGGACCGGGCCGACTCCCCTTGGTATCCCACGGCGCGGCTTTTCCGCCAGCCCGCGCGCGGGGCGTGGGCTCCGGCGGTCGCGGCGGCGCTGAAGGAATTGGCGGCCTAA